Proteins encoded in a region of the Candidatus Eisenbacteria bacterium genome:
- a CDS encoding cupin, translating into MVKGRFELVHIGGLTIGRATYEPGWRWSQHVGPALGAKRCTIEHVGLVLAGTATAAFDDGRVIELHTGELFHIPPIPHDSWVVGASPYVSLHFLGADRYAKEPA; encoded by the coding sequence ATGGTGAAGGGCCGATTCGAGCTGGTCCACATCGGAGGGCTCACGATCGGACGGGCGACCTACGAGCCCGGGTGGCGCTGGTCCCAACACGTCGGGCCGGCCCTCGGAGCGAAGCGATGCACGATCGAGCATGTGGGCCTGGTCCTCGCCGGAACCGCGACGGCGGCCTTTGACGATGGCCGGGTCATCGAATTGCACACGGGTGAGCTTTTCCACATCCCGCCCATCCCACACGATTCCTGGGTGGTCGGCGCCTCGCCTTATGTCTCGCTTCACTTCCTCGGCGCGGATCGATACGCGAAAGAACCCGCCTAA